The genomic region agagtggcacgccctcatactctgcttctgactggctagtagtccttaccttgGTACAAGGCATGTGTGACTCCTAACAACGATTaaatagaagtgtgatgcctcactctgtagctaaaacagagttGTCAACACACTGggtgaaaagacaaaaatatggtgATGTAAACATATTCTGATATAACACTTTGTGCTtcacacaaacaagcaaacaacatTAATGGGATGTAATCTAATCCCTTTTATCATACAGCACATGGAATACAGTGTTTACATGAGTCATCTCACAGGAAGACTAGTATTCTGAAGAGCAGACTATGACTAAAGATTTTAAAAGGtaacagtgtgttgtttgtatatGTGACTAATTTATTGACATTATTTCCCGAATCTACAAGAGTTGGAGACCACATCGCCATGGGTGTCGACCGTTAGCCCTGCTGATGTCACCACCCAGCACCACAACAGTAACTCAATAGAAAACTGCCCCTCCACCCATGAGTCTTACTGTCTGTACCAGGGTGTCTGCTTCTACTTTCCTGAAATGGAGTCCTATGCTTGCAAGTAAATAACCCCCCATGTCCCTTGAGTATAACCCCTGATCTCCAAATTTAACAGTTTACTGACATTGTGTGTACGTACACAATTCTCACTTTCCCAAACGGTTATCCTTTGATCATCTGTTCTGTAGAAGATGAGGTTAAAGTTAAGCTGCTATTTATATTTCAAGAGAGTCTACATTGACCAACTGCACTCTAAAGTGTACAGTAACTCAAACAGGAGAATAGTTAACTGATCTCTAGaaagtattttactttttaagcaGCACTACAAAAACACATGGAAAGAAATTCCATCACATTATGCCAATATTGTTTAAAAGTATGAGAATACCTCCTGCATCACACATTGCAGGCTCGCTGGCTTCTTACAGTAGATCTCATGTTATTTACTACAGCTGGCAATCAGTAGGTGTCACTATTGTTTCATGATTAAAACCACTGACTGGATGTCACCTTGCATGATATAATTATACCCAGCTCTAATGAGCGCTATGCAAGAAACATTTAACTCCATTTCATAATTTGAGTACATTATTCCAGCAAACATGTAGTTTCTTCCCTTGCAGTGTTAAACACAACTGCTCATTATAATATTCTTTACATAAAGTTTGTAACATGTATTTTGCTGCTAACTTTGTGGTTACTGAAATCTAAAGCCACCAATCAGTCAGGCTCGAACAGAACCATTACTCATAATGTTTGGAAGATAGAtgtaatgtattacatttagaAATGTAAAATCATTTCTGCATTGAGTTATGTGTAATGTGTTGAATGCATGTGACCCACTAAGTGTAACTCTTCTGTAAGTACACTAACGCTCAATAATAGATTGTGATTATGAACTACATAATTatgctgtttgtgttttcaccTGTTGCAGTTGTGTAGCAGGCTACGTGGGGGAGCGTTGTCAGTTCAGTGACCTGGAGTGGTGGGAGCGTCAGCAGGctgagaaggagaagaggaggaactTGGTCATTGCGGCCTGCATGGTGGTCCTCGTTTCCCTGCTCTCCATCGCTGCCTGTGTCACCTACTGTTACGGGTGAGAgcggagaaggaggagaaggggtAAATGAGGGTTATGGCATTCAAAAATGCAAGGAAGGGAAGGACAAGTAGGAAATGTTGTCTTTGCTAAAATGCTCTATAATCAGCCTTTAGGACCACTTAAAACTATATCCCATATCACCGTCAGGAAGGTTTATTGGCAAGTTGGTTTGCACATTCAAGGAATTtgtcttgttatttttttataactaaCAATAAATACAGTGAAATAGTAAAGATACGtaatagaaaatataaaaaatatataagtaACGTCTAAAAATATTGCTGTTTTTAAGTGAAAGAGCTCTGTAGTAAATTCCCCTATATTTTATCCCTAAGAATAATGTTTTACAAAACTAACCCTGTGGGGCTCTAATAAGATACTAATGGCCCCAAAAGAAtttgatttattaaaataataagtaTATGTGAAAGTCCTGTTATGGTCTTAAGTGGCTACCGTAAGCTTTTTCACCCtctagtggtaaaaaaaaaaaaaattgaaaatgaaagatATGGGGACAGTTATCTATACTTCAGTGATGTATGCATTGCAATAATGATGTTTATTAtaagcagtgttgtgttcagtcTTCTGGACACTGGAAGCATAGGGCAGCACAGATAGCCAGGGAGGAAAATGAATGAGCTGACAGCATTTAGAGGTGTCTATCAAACCCAGGGTGGCATGAGCCGTGTAATGTAGGTGTCTCAGGATGACAGCAGGGGGTCGGGAAGCAGATTACATGTGGAACGAATGGCAGCATGCAACCCTGGGTAGCTGAGTGAGGAGCATACGTAAACTACATACTGCGACCCCTCCTCCTTTTTATTTCCACCTGAGCTGTCACTAAGTAGCTGATTTGTTTTATGGTTGTTTGGCTGGCTTATGGACAAGGCTGTTGGCATTCTCCACTCCTTTGATTCACAAAGCACCCCCCCCTCTCCACCTACTACATCCTAACCTTTGCAGTCTGGGTTCCCCTGTGGAAGCAGCACGCTTTCAATGACATGCTTGGTTTAGTTTGTTCTACAGCAATTACACATAAAAATAGGTCATTTCTCAGCTACAAAATGGAGCCGGTGAGGTATGACCCCAGTGAAACGCTACATGGCCGCCAATAGCTCTGCCTCAAATTGCCTTTTGCACTTGACTGCGAGTGCACTTGCAGTGGAAACTACACCACCAAACTCAaaagctgcaacacacacaagtatCATACAGTACACATTGATATgggctagaaaaaaaaaaacaacgcaaCTTNNNNNNNNNNTTTTAAACAGGGCTCAAACATGTAAGCAAATGCaccaaatacagacacacagccCTTGGGGTAGTTTCTCTTAACCTACATTAAACCTGCAGGCCAACGGAACAGAcgttttaaagtcatttttaacACGTTTATATGTGGGTACAGGACAGGTAAGGTGCGGGGCATTACAGTGATAACAGGTTATGCGGAGCACAGGTCAATTTTATATTACCATGTTGAATTTGATTGTGTAATTTCTCTGCGAAGGCCCCCCCTCCGTAACTTGATAACATGTAAATGCCATGCGAGTTGGTGAATATTTACATGATAATTTGAGGACCCTAGGGATTTCTAAATAAATTAGAATACTGCATGTTTGCTTATTGTCTTCTATGCAGAACTAGGAAATTCTTCCCCAAACAGCCCTCAGAGGATAGTGTAAGCGAGACCAGCGTGACAGATGAGAGCATGTCTGAGACCACCACAACCAGTGTGCCTCGGGTAAGACTTTCATCACCAATCAGAAATAATTGACATATTTAAAGGAATATTTCCaataaatacaaaagataaAGAAGCCAGTGCTATGTAGACATGCCTACATAACAAATGGAGTGACAGTTATAAAATTGTTTATAAAAACTCAAACATCTTAATGTTTTACTGTATGACCCTGCAGTTCTCCATGGTAGCAGAAAATGGCATGAAAGGAATAATGATCCCTGCCATGAGCTGTCCCAGGAGAGCTGCCTGTCCATCCTGCTCTTCAGAAACAGGTACATCTGTAACTGATAAAAACGCCCTGGCATTCATCTTTGTAGACGGTAAAGACCTTATTGCTTTTTCTTCCTCCTAAGTAACTAAGACAAGTCTGCAACTAAACTGTGCCCTTGTGTTCAATTTCATTTCTAAGTGATGATGTTTTCTTTGCCAGGCAACAACCTTGTGCCTGAAGAGTTGGGAAGATTGTCACAGCACAACACAGGGTATGAGTGTTCCATGGTGTCgactgttgccatggagaccACACAACCCACTGTCCATCACTCAAGTCCGGCCCTGTCATGATACACTTATACGTCCATCAAGCCCCCACTGCTCTCCCAGGCTCCCAGGCCAGAGTCCCCTGCCTCCTAGGTTACCAGAGAGACCGACACAGCTGTACAGTTACAGTGTGCACACTGGTAACATCTGGCTGatgtacaaaaaaatgaaagaaatgccACAGAAGCTTTCACCTACCTAAAGGttatttgttgcatttttgcaTGAACAAATATAGTGTTTGCAACGCTCATTTGTAGATTTTTATTACACGCACAATTTACTAAGGCCACACCAGATCATGAAAGCTATTATAAACACAAGTATCTGGTAGCATTACCCAGAATAAATAGTTTTGTTCACAGAAATAGATATTACAAGATGTAGTTAGAAGAAGTGAGAAGTGTGAGCAATATGTTTGACACAGAAAATACTCTGGCTAGTTAGcatgacaaaagaaaagagcGTCATGTGCAGAAAGTCCACCAAACGTTAAAGGTAAAATTAAACAATAGTTAACACACTAAGACTGAAGTAACTGTATCTTAAGAGTAATaccaaaaaaagcaaagacctagcaaaaaatgttttatgaccCATTTTCCAAAGTACAGTATTTACAATGAAACTCTTCCCTGCATCAACATTTACCTAACACTGTAGCTGACAAAAGAATACATTATGTCATGTAAAAATACATATGTACAGTAGCCTATGTTACAAAGTAGATCTAGGTATAGTATCATATTATCAAGTGTTGCAAAAGATAATGTAGGCAGAAATATGGAAAACAAATCACATATGCTTCCGTTGCttgcttttgaaaataaaatcttaaagaATAGAGTACCGTTTGTCATGTTATCATGGGCCACCTaagaaaaacaacttcattatGGCCTAGCAAAAGGTTTTAAAGTTAAGTCCATTTTGTTTATATAGCTCAAAAGCACAAGTTTACCTAAGGTGTTTTGGATGTATAGCCACCAAAAGAATTTGCTTTGCTCACGATGAGCTTGCCTACCACACTAGTTGTACTCCGCAGGgtgttttgaatatttgttttttgtatttcagctaCCACTGAATAATTGGCGTTGGCCACATCCCTGAAAAGATCTCAATCCTCACTTCAAATGGTGTAGGCTTAATGTGGTTTGTGTTGACTTTTACACTAAAGCAAAGACTATTTCTAGCGTGAGCATTGATATGTTTGCATGTTTAATCTGCTGAATAAACTTTGAGATACCATTGCAACTTTTTCCCTCCCAACAATCCAATATCTGAACACCCTTCTCAAATTGCAAGGAATACGCTGGTGCAGAAGCGCATCAAAACAGAATAACTGCTTGTGTTATTAAGGGAtgcgtttttgttttgttgttcagaAATCACTTTTAGGTTTTCCCCATTTGTTCTTTAATTCATGGAATAGTTGGATGGGTGAGGTTGTCCTTACAGGGTGTTGTATTGTAAACTCCACGAGGGGCTTTGATGGGTGCAGTGTACTGGGCTCTACAGATGTACcatgctgggataaagcctggcATCCGGTGTTTCTTTCATGCGCCGTATGTCCCTTCCTCTATCTCCACTATCTATTTAGCACGTTTAGCCGTTGCTGCAACTAGCACTTAGTGCCGTCCAGtatgttgtgattggtttaaagaaatacaaacaagccagggGCCATATTATAGGTGAACAAGCTAAATGATGGTAATATTTGTATGGAAAACACAGTCCCCTTCCAGAGTTTTAATTCACACTATATTCAATTTTCTGGTTATGTATTCCTTTCAGCCTGTGTACTATAACTGTGACTACAAATTGGCAAGATGAGGCTTGCTTTTATTTCTATCAATAAAActatatttcagaaaaaaatgtgatttgtcAATAACTGCAACACATTTGGCATCAAAGTTTAATGGACACATAAAAACTACTACCGTTACTAAACGTTTTGCAGTTCTAATTTTGCAGACAGTATTCTTTGCAACATACACTTTTGTAATGTCATTATTAAATTATAACTGAAAGATTGTTTCGGCAATTcatagtctctctctctttctcgttCCACCCCATCACACTCTTCTTCAAAGCTCTTGCTCCATTGATGATGCTTTTCTATCCTCCACCAAATCTAACGCTCTAGTGATGTTGGTACCAATGCTGCACTCTCCACCACCAccccatctgtctgtctatttctATCTCTGACTCAGTCTGCGACTCCGTCTCAGGGTTGACTGGGAATTGTTAATAGAAGGACCCACAGCCTCTTTGTTTCGAGgcaatgacagaaaacaaagcacTTTAACTCAAAAACCATCAGGGGCCACATCGATATTGATTTTCCTGGCAGGACACACTTATCTATAGATTGCCCTCTATTAGGGCTAACAGATAGGTTAGGGGCAACACTCTAAACAGCAGCAGTTCTGTCTTCAAGTAAAGATGAAATTGGGCCCAGTGTCAATTTATCTTGTATTACTCCTCAATTGGGGTAACAGGGGCCAATAGAGTCACAGACACTATAAGTAGCAGGGGCCTCAAGGGGCCTCAGTTTGTTATCTTTTTTGTAGGTGCCATTGCTTTAAAAGTTCTTGTAAATAtacactcagttgccagtttattagacACCTAGCAACAACTAATGCAGCCTACTACAACAGTCCTGGATATGTATTATTTGGTGTTATATGTACGTCTCAAGTAATTTATTGTAGATATGTATGAAGTTTACGTTTGGCTTCAGGTGTTGAATACTTTACAAATCTAATACAAAAGGGTGAAAGGGTGGCGTTAGGGGTTTAATGTGTCAGTGGATTATCACAGAGACACagtaagaaaaggaaaaaaccctaaccctaagtaCCCAAAGTAGATAAATATGTTCGCTAATGTATGTTGACTTGGTCCAGGAATAAGAGAAGATTggacaagtgttttttttaacagtacaaaacacatacaaataacTACAGTAGtttcctttcttctcttttagcTATCTTGGTATTTTCCTGCCAGATGGGGCAAgctttgctttattgctcacgCCTCCATCCCAGCCCAGAGGACAGCTGATGAGGGCTAAAGAGGGAATTAGCTACCCACTCAAAGGCTTTGCTCTGATCCTTCAGGTCAGTACTTGGTCCCTCCAGCTCTTGAGCAGGACAGAGTAACACTAGTTTGCAAGGATTTGGGCAGATTTGAAATCAAAAGGGGAGGGGGTCTAATGCATGTATTGGACACAGACACATGAGCCAGAATCTATGGGTGCACTACAGAGAAGTACATGTCCAAAACccttggttgttttgtgtccgGAGGGGCAGCTGCAGGGAACATTTGAATTGTAAAGATAACAATATGCTTCCCCTTAAGTGACAGTCAATACAAATGTAATGTACGTCAATGAACCTCACCCTTACTGCAACCTAAAAACCTATACATGTTTAAATCCATTACAAAATATCCAAACAGATGACACTTACATGCGTTTGTGTGTCACATCTTTCTAACCGTACATATTTATAATGAAAACATATTATATGGAGTCAACCTTGGAAGCAGAAACTGCTTATGGATACTATTATTTAGTACTCTAATTCATTCATTGTAATGTTGGCCATTCTCACGCAAAGCTTACGTTGTAGTAGTCATTGTTTCTATTGCATTCTTTCTATTTGCGATCTAAGTTTTTTGAGTGGGTTAGAGGTGCAAGGAGACCAACCTGGTCTTGTTTTTAGTCTGGTAAAGTAGTTATATCATACACATAAAGGACTAAGAATAAAGAGATACCACCAAACTCCTTCATACTTTAATAGACCTCATTCACTGTCTAGAAACCAATATTTCTATAAATGTCTGATGAATAAAGTTGCTCTTGCAGTTTACGTGCTCACTTTAACAGACAGTCTTAAAGCcaggacacacaaaaacacagagaagtCAAACATAAGAATTATACGAAAACTGGGAGAATTTCTTGTCATACTCATTTTGTTCCAGCAGATGGCGATAGTGTACAAGAAAAAACACTTCATACAGAAGTCAACCTTGAGAAACTGTGGTAAAATATGTCAGTGTTAGCGGTATAGTAGCAATATATTCAACACAAATTACATACTAGGCCTAAAtccaattaaaattaaaacaactgtcacaaaaacaactttgaaaaGTCAGCCTGAGAGTCTAAATCTcttattaaaaatacattcacTAATACTCAAATGCTAttaacatgtacacacatactgtatagccTACTCATCATCTGTCATTAGACACACCTGTGGTTGTCCTATTATAATCAAATGTGTATCTAATGTATTGATGCGTTTGTGCTGCTTGTTTTTACAGTATAGCATACCGAAAATCATTATATGACCATTGTTTCCATTAATTTCTAACATCATGGTGTGATTTAGTCTAAAACATAAAGGACTATATGTGAGGGGAACATTTGGTAATACTTTATAATGCTAAAATAATGCATTGGAAGCTGGAGTTACACTAGCAGTAATGGAAATCGTTAATAACGTTATGCCcctaatattttattttctgagtCACTTTATATGCCGTTTTGAGTGTGCCTCGTGTTGTTGAcacttaaaatatgtttttcccAACAAGCAAGTTTGTTCTGCATGGGCGTACATTGGCGTCACCTttgcaaattaaaataaaataaatccctAAAGTTATATTAGCCACTTCCAAGAAGGGAGTTAGCAACATAACAATGTTTGTTCACGATAACGGGATTAGCAGTCACGTGTGGGGCAGTTAGCGTTAGCTAAGGTTAGCTAGTTAGCCCGTCTACTTAACTTAACTTATGAACAACCTCGCTGGTCGTTTGACAACACTTACCTTTACAACATGACACTTCCTGATTGCTCAGACTCCTTTCTCCAGCCGAACAAAAATGTTCCGTCTGCTGCTTAacaaataacttatttttttacttatttaacatttatttgtaGTCCCGCAAAAGGTGAGAGGAGACGGTCGCTTCCTGCCACCATGTTTTCGTCTCATTTAGtattgcttaaaaaaataagagtcTGCTAAGCACGGACATACATTGGGCTGAGATAAACTTCGCTTTTCTGTATCTCTACCTATTACATTCCATACAAAGTACAAAGTGTGACTTTATCTATGGGTAAGTTTTCACTCTAGGGTGTCTCGTAGAATCCAGCAAGAATGatttaaagtgtgtttatgCATATCTCCGTCAATTAATCACAGGAAAGATTGTGGATTATGTAGTCTCAATGATTAAACTTGCTTGTACAATTACACCTCTAGGGGGAGGTCAAGTCCAGTGGGGGAGGTCAGGTCCAGTGGATACTTTTGAATGCAGGTCCAGCACAAACCGCGAAATAGTTCATTGGTAGAGACAATTAGCTCCGCTACTCAAGTCATGTATGTTGTTTATACCTGCCCCAGACAATTGTATCCAGTAATGACATTGACTTAAGTGACCTAGGTGAAACCAGAAAGTGGACTCATTGATATGCTAAAAAGCTGATAGCAAGTAGACAACTTAAGTTTAAGTAATTATTGCTACATAACATCCACTAAATCAAGTTTGACGAGTATTTAAAAATGCTGTCTACTCAAGACATGGAAGGGATAATCACCCTCTAACCTTTCAATATTGCTGCCTCTAAATGTGCCATGTAGTCCCTAAAATGGCTTTTCAGGCTCAGCacccaaaaaaaatgatttgcctAAGTAGGCTATGTGCAACACCCAAGATGTCGcagatgagacaaaaaaaaatacacacaagtatgTCACATTTTTTGCACTCTTTGTTCATACGTTAAGTTGTTCAGCGACAATTGCTTTTGACATTGATACAGTGCAAATGCACAATAGCACAACATACACCATTAAGGANNNNNNNNNNTTAAAGTCAATACAGcatgtttgaattttttttcttttgctaaacataaaaatgtgtcCTCAATGTAATCCTTCTGTGTCCAAACAACAAGTTCTCTTCACCTGTAGACACTATTTAACAGAGAGGCGTTTGGAGATCAATGGCAAGTCATTTTTCCAAGTGTGGTCAACAACTTCTGCACGGTCATGACAAGTGGTGAAGCAGGGCACTGTCAGCATCTGTTTCCCATCATGCTAAGAGCACTGTGATTATCTGAGTCAGTCAGTTCAATCAGCTTCATTCGTATTGTTATCAACTATGTGGCCGTACTGGATGAATTTTAGCCATACCGCAAACAGGTGCTTATGTTAAACATGTATACTTTGTCTTGATATGCTTATTATATTAAGAAAGAGATAACCTAACACCTGAGAAAATATCGCATTTTGCAATGTAAGACACAGAAGATACAGTGCCGTTCACCCCATCAGTTCACATCAACCACCACCACTCACCAGTGTTTCAAACCTTTTCTTAAAAACAGatcaaaacaaaccaacaaatactgacaacagacagacaaaaacataCTCAGATGGTTCAGGTCAATGCTgactccatccatcttcatttgcACCCattaataatcattttaatatcAAGTAAACATATGCACATGgccaatgtattttttaattctgccaattttgtctttttgtttaatttttgattttaaaaactattcaaaaattcaaaaagggCCTTTTAAAATTCAGGTGGACAACTCGATGATGGCTTCTGATCATGGCAACGCTGCTTCCTCAGCATCCCTCAACGGAGATGTCATGTTCTTTGAGGCATTTTAGATCTGCACATTAGTAGTAATGCTTAAGCACAAACACNNNNNNNNNNGCCATCTTCTTGACcctcccaccccaccccaccccacccccactccGACCTCCATGCCTACTCTTTATCACCCATCTTACATTTCAACATCCCCTTACCCAACCCTAACAAATTATCTCAAGTCACTGGTCCCTGTTTTCCATTTCTAACTCCCTTTTTCTTCATTATTTCCCTTCTTCTCATACTTATGGCATTTGTTCACTTGCTCTTCTTGCCGACAGCCGTGGCAGAGAATTTGGACTTGCCAAAGTAGGCCTCGAAGAAGAACTGGACAAAGAGCACAAAGTAGCTTAGGTACATGAGGGATGACCACACAATGTTCTGCATGTGGGATGGACACTCCTGGCCCTGCTGCATCCACGAGTACACCAGGTAGTTGACCACACAGCCCATCAGCATCTGGGTGATCTGGGTCAGTGTGATGAACATGGCAAACTTGCGCGACAGCTTGAAGCCGGCAGCCCGCAAGGCGTAATAAGAGTACATGACGGCGTGGACCAAGTAGTTCATGGTCATGAACCATCCGCCGCCAGCCACCATGTCTTTGTACGAGTACCAGGAGTAGAGCAGCACGGTGATGTGGTGGTACCAGTGGAGGAAGATAAGCTTCTGTTTCCTCAGGACAATGAAGAGAGTGTCACCTGCAGGTATGACAGAGGAAGTTGGGTTGTTCAAGACATGGGGGAGGTTTGTCAAGACCATGTACAATACTAAATACACTATTTGACCACTATGT from Etheostoma spectabile isolate EspeVRDwgs_2016 chromosome 10, UIUC_Espe_1.0, whole genome shotgun sequence harbors:
- the elovl6 gene encoding very long chain fatty acid elongase 6, with the translated sequence MSVLALQEYEFERQFNEDEAIRWMQENWKKSFLFSALYVAFILGGRHVMKPREKFELRKPLVLWSLTLALFSIFGAIRTGSYMTYILMTKGLKQSVCDQSFYNGPVSKFWAYAFVLSKAPELGDTLFIVLRKQKLIFLHWYHHITVLLYSWYSYKDMVAGGGWFMTMNYLVHAVMYSYYALRAAGFKLSRKFAMFITLTQITQMLMGCVVNYLVYSWMQQGQECPSHMQNIVWSSLMYLSYFVLFVQFFFEAYFGKSKFSATAVGKKSK